A stretch of the Lolium perenne isolate Kyuss_39 chromosome 3, Kyuss_2.0, whole genome shotgun sequence genome encodes the following:
- the LOC127344251 gene encoding putative F-box protein At5g60060: MPKIYKAGAPKLLLPILHLLSQKPISYAAMARGVFAWLGKKYSRQLERPNNRVGENLFLLGRSCQMASPQNPRRRQLGTGQSSWPDLPPELLESILCRLGPLGRVAVRLVCSSWRSCARASISSDLTFEAPRLLLRRPGSCGSLAFFSLRRDEILQFALPGRVNAGRCCGQIGGWLAMAYDEERAVELHNIFSGESVAMPRAPTFPVAKIVLSAPPTSLGWVAAVLGSLGTLALLQPDVSGGAWTTIAAAAEHRAFRDVAIWRGRLCALSDDGTIRAYRADLRARVAAVSELNYGLVWRWRWQQPTYLVESEGELLLVRKLYRVDGDSVEVEVEIRRFRPEERKWEEVRELPGRALFVGAVASVAVLVTAALPGVRENCVYFARREVDMMVPHAVGVYSLGDRETAVVAIAGGHSVEVEPVWIIPSVA; this comes from the coding sequence ATGCCTAAAATCTATAAAGCAGGTGCCCCAAAACTGCTTTTACCTATTTTACATTTGTTGTCTCAGAAACCAATCAGCTATGCTGCTATGGCAAGAGGTGTGTTTGCGTGGTTGGGGAAAAAGTATAGCCGACAGCTTGAGAGACCGAATAACAGAGTGGGAGAAAATCTCTTTCTGCTCGGAAGGAGTTGCCAAATGGCTTCCCCGCAGAATCCCCGGCGGCGGCAGCTTGGTACGGGGCAGTCCTCCTGGCCGGATCTCCCACCGGAGCTCCTGGAGAGCATCTTATGCCGCCTCGGCCCGCTCGGCCGTGTCGCCGTCCGCCTGGTCTGCTCATCGTGGCGGTCGTGCGCGCGAGCTTCGATCTCGTCTGACCTCACCTTCGAGGCGCCGcgactcctcctccgccgccccggCTCCTGCGGCAGCCTCGCGTTCTTCAGCCTCCGCCGCGATGAGATCCTCCAATTCGCGCTCCCCGGCCGCGTCAACGCCGGCCGGTGCTGCGGCCAGATCGGCGGCTGGCTGGCGATGGCCTACGACGAGGAGCGGGCGGTCGAGCTCCACAACATCTTCTCCGGTGAATCCGTGGCCATGCCCCGTGCCCCCACCTTCCCGGTGGCCAAGATCGTGCTCTCCGCGCCGCCCACCTCCCTGGGGTGGGTGGCCGCCGTGCTGGGCAGCCTGGGCACGCTCGCGCTGCTCCAGCCGGACGTGTCTGGCGGCGCCTGGACCACgatcgcggcggcggcggagcacaGGGCGTTCAGGGACGTGGCGATCTGGCGCGGGCGGCTGTGCGCGCTGAGCGACGACGGCACGATCCGGGCGTACCGGGCCGACCTCCGCGCGCGCGTGGCGGCCGTGTCGGAGCTGAACTACGGGctggtgtggcggtggcggtggcagcAGCCGACGTACTTGGTGGAGTCGGAGGGGGAGCTCCTGCTGGTGAGGAAGCTGTACAGGGTTGATGGGGActcggtggaggtggaggtggagatacGGCGGTTCCGGCCGGAGGAGCGCAAGTGGGAGGAGGTGAGGGAGCTCCCTGGGAGGGCGCTGTTCGTGGGGGCGGTCGCGTCGGTGGCGGTGCTGGTGACGGCAGCGCTGCCGGGAGTCCGGGAGAACTGCGTCTACTTCGCGCGGCGGGAGGTGGACATGATGGTGCCGCACGCCGTCGGCGTGTACTCGCTGGGGGACCGGGAGACGGCGGTGGTGGCCATCGCGGGGGGTCACTCCGTGGAGGTGGAGCCCGTGTGGATCATCCCCTCGGTCGCATGA